The segment tttggttcctatcactaactcctccctggcattttcattcattttcatgtcaaacaacactattcaaagtgcccactatcatattctaactatagaattagaatagtcattctatttccatgatgcCAACATTTCACCCAAGTGTTTAGCTCTAAATCATAAGTCAAATCGCtattgcaacatttggttcaaAATAAGGTTTAGATTGTTTTCCCGTATCGTGCAGCCCTACATGGCAGTGTGGAAATTCTCAAATGTGTGCATGAAATTCAGAAATGTatgaaaatgcaaaaaaaaaaaaaaaattggtgttGAATTGAACATTTTATAAAACAAtaagaatggagaaagacccatttaaatcacttagaatgtatgtgttgacACCCTGAGGTCATGCACTACTTATAAAGCAAATTTAGACATTTTATAATTTAAAGACAAAATACTGTCAAATAACGTTTTTATACCGTGATATGatattttgtccatatcgcccagcacatacatacatacatacagttgaagtcggaagtttacatacacttaggttggagtcattaaaactcgtctttcaaccactccacaaatgtcttgttaactatagttttggcaagtcggttaggacatctactttgtgcatgacacaagtaatttttccaacaattgtttacaaacggactatttcacttataattcactgtatcacaattccagtgggtcagaagtttacatacactaagttgactgtgactttaattatgtcatggctttagaagcttctgataggctaattgacatcatttgagtcaattggaggtatacctgaggatgtatttcaaggcctaccttcaaactcagtgcctctttgcttgacatcatgggaaaatcaaaagaaatcagccaagacctcagaaaagaaattgtagacttccgcaagtctggttcatccttgggagcaatttccaaatgcctgaaggtaccacgttcatctgtaaaaacaatagtacgcaagtataaacaccatgggaccacgcagccatcataccgctcaggaaggagacccggTCGGATGAAacagcaaaaatagaactgtttggccataatgaccattgttggcaatgctaccaaatactaattgagtgcatgttaacttctgacccactgggaatgtgatgaaagaaataaaagctgaaataaatcattctctctactattattctgacatttcacattcttaaaataaagtggtgatcctaactgacctaagacagggaatttttactaggattaaatgtcaggaattgtgatattgagtttaaatgtatttggttaaggtatttgtaaacttccgacttcaactgtgtctgTCGCAAGAATTTcgtataatttaaattgaaaaatttgacTTTTTGAATCCGGCATCGTTTTGcttgtcaattcataaaccatgtgccatagaATCGGTATATcgcaaatctcttcccaactatttagacatttatatggcacagctgtcattttttgggggtccttaaatgaaattggtatatatttatcacaattttctttaaccatttttgttatttaatgcagggccaacagacaagttccttacttttgcctcttccatttttatggtaatgctgcaatttagttggttgtaattttgggtagagcagacatttccatatgttagctgcatgtgtgacaactccatatatcctatttatgatataatttacaaagattgtAGTTTTATTTTTCGATAAATGTAGAAAAGGGGGGGGAAAGTttgatcaattagtatatttgagtttgaccacaatatttgttgtattatttgttctgtcttttcaggtagattaaactgaaattgcaaccaactttctaaggcttgtttaaaaaaaacaatgatattttggagattattttgttttcaaataacccGAAAGCGAGCTGTTGTAATCTGattaaagggaaaaaggccattcttgaacatggggtgagacagtcTTAACCATTTCGGATTTCTCTATTAAATTactaagtataacttttgtatgactgatgcctttagtgagagggctaatgctttaatatttcatttctgccctccgaattcatttTCGTTATATAAAtcggcccttttaattttgtctgccttgccattccaaataaaagtGAATcttttttttgttcatataatttaaaaagcaggtcactaggtgtaggcaaaaccataagcaaataggtaaactgtgatatgactaaagagttaatcggGGATTTTTCCacatagacaggtattttcctttcaatGGTAGCAACATCTAatctatttttgccaactttctaTTAAAAGTTATTGGAGTGAGATTCTTTCTTTCAGGATATGTATaacgagtatgtccacatcaccgtcagaccattttattgttaaactacacagtaatgtaaaagttgCAATTTTTTATtgatccaatatgtaatataGTACACATGTAATATAGTACACACCACATAAtgtggttttaatccagagaggttataAAAACTATCTAGATCctctgaggctgtggagggattctaattgtggttataaaagaaaacatgaatcgtCAGTGtacggatttctaatcccttaatataattgttggatctaattttaacagctaacatttcaatggcaataataaatagatatccGGATaatggacaaccttgttttactcctcttgacagtttaaaactttctgagatgtagccattatttactaatTTACACCTAGAGTTACTATAAATAACTTtaaacccattttataagagattctctGAAATTTGAAATATTCCAAGCAtttataaactccagtcgtactttatcaagaGCCTTTTCAAAGTCcgctatgaataccaggcctggttttctaTTGTATCAAGTACCTCTCTTATCTCCAatatatcgtccatgtaaaaaaaaaaaactgtctgattaggatgaataatatctgacacaacctttttttttattgtatgtgCCAAGCATTTAGCTACAATTTTTACATCACTACACTGAAGTGTAAAAGGCCtccaatttttttttaatggactggatctttatatatatatatagatacactgctcaaaaaaataaagggaacacttaaacaacacaatgtaactccaagtcaatcacacttctgtgaaatcaaactgtccacttaggaagcaacactgattgacaataaaatttcacatgctgctgtgcaaatggaatagacaaaaggtggaaattataggcaattagcaagacacccccaataaaggagtggttctgcaggtggtgaccacagaccacttctcagttcctatgcttcctggctgatgttttggtcacttttgaatgctggcggtgctttcactctagtggtagcatgagacggagtctacggagtatacttccactggtatgccatccagccctggagttttcccggaCATAAAGcgtttaattgcatcaagaagttcctcctctgcaatttggccttcacatgagtctttctgtacagatgttaattttacattattaatagggaaGAAATCCATACAATTGGCTTCggtgaaacgaaaacatattcttaaagtactttacttacTCTTCAAATATTGTTCGGTGAATCATGCGTTActccatttgtaacaagtttcaataacatttttttggtagcatttctatgttgaagattgtAAATCTTCTCCATTTCACTTTAtttatataatatattacacttgcTCTTGAATAAGTTCTTCCatttctttttttccccctctaaCTTATTtagtgcctctatggtacagttatTTTTATTaatatctaactgtactgttagtccttctgtttcatttgttaatatggactcttttgaccaTGAGACCATAAATGATGTCCTGTTAGAATAAATAAATTTTGGTCATTTAGAAATGTATCATTAATCTGACTGGTCATGCAGGATTGCATACAAGGAAGTGCAGGTGTTTACTTCAGGCTAAAAATACACATTGCCCTAAAACCATATCATGTCATAGGGATGGTGTGGTGCAACTGCAAATCTGAATAATAGTCCCAAGATACAAGTGTGATGAATGATTTGAGTGATTGCCAAAGGCGGCCGCATGAACAAATAACCTCAATTGTAATCACCTGTTAGAAAATTCCATGACGAGGAATGGGGTTAATACATTTATTGTAGCACAAATCTATTTTGTTGACGAATGCTGTTTTAGCAATTTCATGTTAACACCCATGGCCTTTTTTCATGTCACTAACACATGCCTCTTCTATTGACGTGACCCGTCCAACAATACCAGACGTGCAAGACGCAAGTAGGCAAACGACTTGAAAACAGAACATTTTCAAAGATATGCCGTGCTCCTTTTGTATAAAACTCCCGCTGTGGTACTTCCTTGTTGTTTTTACCTCGGTCCTCTCCCTGTCTGTGGTGTGATGGTGAGCTGTGTCATTACTGTACTGtggttagtgtgtctgtctgtgtgatctATGGGAGTCATTATGAAATTAAATCACCATGGTCTGATGAGTGACATGACCATAGAATTAGAACTGTAGTTCTTTGGATGCATTACGGTGTAGTGAGTGATGTTGTGTTCTGTGATAGGTGGTGTCCCTCCGACATGTCTATAGCTGACTGATGTATACCCCCCTCAGGACCAGGTGGTATCCCCCCCAGAGGCCTGCTTGGCGACGGCCCCAACGACCCCCGAGGAGGAACCCTGCTCTCAGTCACAGGAGAGGTCATCGAACCCAGGTGAAAGAGGAGCCATCGTTGTTAGTGTACTTTTACCGTCATTGAGTTAATCAATTGCATTCTTATAGCACCTTTTGAATTTCTGTGAACGACTGGCTTattctgtgttctctttgtgtCCAGTCGTGGAGGAGGCTTCATTGGCGCCCCCCCACCACACCAGGGGCCCCCCATACACATGAACCAGATGGTTGGCGGGCATCCTCCGGACATGAGGCCGCCTCACGACATGAGAGGACCCCCCATGGGTGAACCCAGAGGCATGATGGGAGAGCCCCGGGGACCCCCCATGGGTGAACCCAGAGGCATGATGGGAGAGCCCCGGGGACCCCCCATGGGTGAACCCAGAGGCATGATGGGAGAGCCCCGGGGACCCCCCATGGGTGAACCCAGAGGCATGATGGGAGAGCCCCGGGGACCCCCCATGGGTGAACCCAGAGTCATGATGGGAGAGCCCCGGGGACCCCCCATGGGTGAACCCAGAGGCATGATGGGAGAGCCCCGGGGACCACCCATGATGGAGCCCAGGGGACCCCCCATGGAGACGAGAGGTATCCACATCACAGTATTAACATCAAGTCCAATTAAGTCTCTTTTATTAGCAGACATTTTATAAGAAGCATTATTGCCATAATTTAGAACTGTGTGGAAAACGGGTGGGAAAGCTCCTGTGCTTAGACTAGTTAGATCAGATCTGTAATGAGTAATCATGTGAGGAGTGGCTGTTGTTTCTAAAGGTCGTGACCCCAGAGCGGTGGACACCCGTGGACCAGTGTCAGGCCAGAGGGTTCCCATGGCCCAAGGAATGCAGGCCCCCCCCCACTCCATGAATCCTAATGCCCCTACAACTGCCAGACCGGTACTGCCTACCTACAGCAAATGTCTTCACTACATTAGGTTTTTTTTGTCAATGAAAACAGTTCTAATTGTTTTTTTCAGGGTCCTGGTGTACCACAGTCCGGAGGTAGCTTCAGCCCAGGGCAAAGCCAGGTGACCTCACAGGACCATGAGAAGGTGGGTTTGTCATGTCACCATTGTGTCACGATTAACTTTCAGTTTCAACTTAAAATGCCTGGCTAGTGCTAGAAGATATTGGCTCAGATTAGTGTTGGCTGTCTAGAGAAACTGGAGCatcaagtgccttcagaaagtattcatctattgactttttccacattttgttgtgttaaagtgGGATTGAAATCTATTTACTTGTGAATTATTTTGGTCACAGATCTGCACAAAATaccctaatgtcaaagtggaagaaaaattctaacatttgtaatgAAAAAATAAACACTGtcttgattacataagtattcaacctcctaagtcaatgcatgttagaatAACCTTTGGGAACGATTACAACTGTACGTCtcgaagagctttgcacacctggattgtgcaacatttgcccatttttttattattttcaaaatccttcaagctctgtcaaattggttgttgataattgctaAACAAttgttttcaggtcttgccatagattttcatgtCGCTTTAAGTAAAAACAGCCACTCAGGAACCTTCACGGtcttcttgataagcaactccagtgtagatttggccctgTACTTTAGGTTTTTGTCCTTTTGAAAGGTAAATTTGTTGcctagtgtctgttggaaagcagactgaaccaggagttcctctagaattttgcctgtgcttatctcCATTCTGTCTTTATTGTTTTATCCTAAAaagctccccagtccttaacaattacaatcatgcccataacatgatgcagccaccctaTGCTTGAaagtatggagagtggtactcggtCATGTTGTATttgatttgccacaaacataacactttgtattcaggacaaaaagttaattgctttgccacattttttgcagtattactttagtgcattGTTCAAACAATGCATGTTTAGGAAAatgttattctgtacaggcttgcttccttttcactctgttcaGCAGGCTAGTATTGTGGCATACATaacctttggaaagtattcagacccctttactttttcaacattttgttacgttacagccttattctaaaagggataGAAGtcctcagaaatctacacacacaaccccataatgacaaggcaaaaacaggtttttagaaatgtctgcAAATTTATACAAATTAAACcgatgccttatttacataaccattcagaccttttgctatgagacttgaaattgagttcaAGTGCACCTTGGTTTCCactgatcattcttgagatgtttctacaacttgattggacatgatttggaaaggcacacacctgtctatatgaggtctCACAGTTGACGGTGCaagacagagcaaaaaccaaaacatgaggttgaaggaattgtccctgGAGCTCtgggacaggattgtgtcaaggcacagatctggggaagggtaccacatttCTTTTGctgcattgaaggttcccaagaacacagtggcctccatcattcttaaatggaagaagtttggaaccaccaagacttcctagagctggccgctcggccaaactgagcaatcgggggagaggggcattggtcagggaggtgaccaagaacccgatggtcactctgacagagttcctctgtggagatgggagaaccttccagaaggagaaccatctctgcagcacttccctacggtgaagcatggttgtggggatgtttttcatcagcagggactgggagactagttaggatcgaggcaaagatgaagtacaaagatccttgatgacaacctgctccagagcgctcaggacctccgactggggagaagattcaccttccaacaggacaaccaccctaagcacacagctaagacaacgcaggactggctttgggacaagtctctgaatgtccttgagtggcccagccagagcctggactagaacccggtcgatcatctctggagagacctgaaaatagctgtgcagcaacgctccccatccaacctgaccgagcttgagaggatctgcagagaagactgggagaaactccctaaatacaggtgtgccaagcttgtagcgtcatacccaagaaaactcgatgctgccaaaggtgcttcaacaaagtactgatttttaagggtctaaatacttatgtaaatgtgacatttcagtttatttttaatactttcgcaaacatttctaaacctgtttttgctttgtcattatggggaaaaacaatttaatcaattttagagtaaggctgtaacataacagaatgtggaaaaagtcgaggggtgtgaacactttttCCGAAGgcaataactacaatgttgatccatcctcagttttctcccatcacagccattcaactctaactgttttaaagtcaccattggcctcatgttgaaatccctgagcggttttcttccactccggcaactgagttagtaaggatgcctgtatctttgcagtgactgggtgtattgatataccatccaaagtgtaataacttcaccatgctcaaggggatattcaatgtctgcttttttttttacccatgtaCCAATGGGtgccctttgtgaggcattggaaaacctccattGTTTgcggttgaatctgtttgaaatttactgctcgactgagggacctttaaaattatgtgtggggtacagacatgaagtagtcattcaaaaataatgtttaaACACTCTTGTAttcagagtccatgcaacttattatgtgacttgtaaaGCACATTTATACccttgaacttatttaggcttgccataacaaagggtttgaatacttattgccTCAAGACCTTTCAGCTTTTCCACTTTTattgatttgtaaaaaaaaaacacaattccactttgacatcatgggttgttgtgtgtaggccagtgacaaattaCAATTTTAAAttctggctgtaacacaacaaaatgtgagaagtcaaggggtgtgaatactttctgacggcaatgtactgtgcagctgtcttcatcgacctggccaaggctttcgactctgtcaatcaccacattcttattgacagactcaatagccttggcttctcaaatgactgcctcgcctggttcaccaactacttctcagatagttcaatgtgtcaaatcggagggcctgttgtctggacctctggcagtctctatgggggtgccacagggttcaattctcgggctgactcttttctctgtatatatcaatgtcactcttgctgctggtgattctctcatccacttctacgcagatgacaccattctgtgtacatctggctcttctttggacactgtgctaacaaacctccaaataagcttcaacgccatactaCTCTCCATCTGTGGCCTCCCAAcagcttttaaatgctagtaaaactaaatgcatgctcttcaaccaattgctgcccgcaccctcccgcccgactagcatcactacactGGACgattctgacctagaatatgtggataactacaaatacctaggtgtctggctagactgtaaactctccttccagactcacattaagcatctccaatccaaaattaaatctagaatctgcttcctatttcgcaacaaaccctacttcactcatgctgccaaacatacccttgtaaaacggactatcctaaagatccttgactttggcagcgtcatttacaaaatagcccccaacactacttagcaaactggatgtagtctatcacagtcccatccgttttgtcaccaaagccccatatactacccactactgcgacctgtatgctctcgttgtctggccctcactacatattcgtcaccaaacccactggctccaggtcatctaagtcttttttctaggtaaagccccgcattatctcagctcactggtcaccatagcaacacccacccatagcatgcgctctagcaggtatatttcactggtcatccccaaagccaacacttcctttggccgccttccagttctctgctgccaatgactggaacgaattacaaaaatcactgaagctggagtcttatctctccctctaactttaagcatcagctgtcagagcaacttaccgatcactgtacctgtacacagccagtCTGTAAATGGCACACCcaattacctcatccccatagtattacttaccctcttgctcttttgcaccccagtatctctaattgcacatctatcactccagtgttaatgctaaattgtaattattttgcctctatggcctacctccctactcttctacatcaCACCTTTActctttgcacacactgtacatagatttttctattgtgttattgattgaaCCTTTGTAactgtttttgttgcactgcgttgctatatcttggccaggtcgcagttgtaattgagaacctgttctcaactggcctacctggttaaataaaggtcaaataaaaaagatGCTAACTGACAAGAAGCTTAAACCCCAACTTTTAAATGAAAGTTCTATGTCTGTCCTAACCTGTCAGCAGTCTGGGAAGGAAGTTGAGGGATGGGATGAGAAGAGGATGACATCTCAAGCACTTGGGTTTGTGGAGACAACTTGGGGCTCAGTGCTTTCTTTGGCTACCTAAAGAGTAACGAGTCAGGGCAACAAAAGAACCAATGCATTAGCACTCAATGAAAAGCCATTTATTTCAATGCAATAACAACCAATGGAATACACTACATGATGTAGTTATTCGATGGAAAAATTTGAACATGTTCTGTTTAAACTATTTTGAAAGATCTGACTTTCCTTCTGTATCCAAATGCTGTGCTTTTGGAGGTATTTTGGTTTTAACATTACTGCCTGTCAATATCTGATCTGAGAGCAGTGTGGTTCACCAGATTGTCTATTATTTTCCAGGCTGCCTTGATCATGCAGGTGCTGCAGCTGACCCCAGAACAGATTGCTATGCTGCCCCCAGAGCAGAGGCAGAGCATCCTCATCCTCAAAGAGCAGATCCAGAAGACCGCCGGGGCGCCCTAAAGAACAACCAACTCCCTGTCCCCTATAATGTCGACGTCACCTCATCCTAATTTCAAACATTTTGTAGATTGTTTTGTATTATATTGTCTTTTTTTAATGGAAGATTGAAGTGAGTGCTTGTGGTTTGAAGAATGTCAGTTCATCTTCAAATGGCAATACTTCAACGGAAGTATTGCTGGATGTTATGGGTTTTTATATTGTCTATCAATAAAAATAGATGAACAATTTTTCAGTACTGTATTTTATTCAGATGGGATGT is part of the Salvelinus fontinalis isolate EN_2023a chromosome 6, ASM2944872v1, whole genome shotgun sequence genome and harbors:
- the LOC129858009 gene encoding cleavage stimulation factor subunit 2-like isoform X4, coding for MRNLNGREFSGRALRVDNAASEKNKEELKSLGTGAPIIESPYGDNIIPDEAPESISRAVASLPPEQMFELMKQMKLCVQNSPQEARNMLLQNPQLAFALLQAQVVMRIVDPEIALKMLHRQIPVQPLVPNSQAGPVPVANQPIPPPNAPVSQSQPMPGMHMNGAPQMMQPPPIGGGPGPMPGQGLVGPPGGIQPPIGMPQGGPVPIDRGQGNLQHSPVGSSGQAAIERPQGPGGIPPRGLLGDGPNDPRGGTLLSVTGEVIEPSRGGGFIGAPPPHQGPPIHMNQMVGGHPPDMRPPHDMRGPPMGEPRGMMGEPRGPPMGEPRGMMGEPRGPPMGEPRGMMGEPRGPPMGEPRGMMGEPRGPPMGEPRVMMGEPRGPPMGEPRGMMGEPRGPPMMEPRGPPMETRGRDPRAVDTRGPVSGQRVPMAQGMQAPPHSMNPNAPTTARPGPGVPQSGGSFSPGQSQVTSQDHEKAALIMQVLQLTPEQIAMLPPEQRQSILILKEQIQKTAGAP